The window GGCGGCTGAGCGCACGATCCACCCCGTCCGCGTCCAGGACCGCCGGACCTTCCTGCGGACGCCCCGGTCCGACCACACCGCTCATGTAGGGCTCTGCCTCCGTCACGGGCCTCAGCCGTCCCGGTACTTGGGCGCGGGCGGGGCGGTCACCTTGGGCAGCACGGCCTCCAGGTGCTTGCGGTAGGACTGCATCCAGGGGCTGCCGTCGCCGCCCGCGCGGTAGTCCTCCAGCACCTTGTTGACCCGGCGCACCAGGTCGGAGGCGTCCTTGTTCATGGCGACGCCGTAGAACTCCCGGGTGAACGGGGAGCCGACCAGTTGCACCGACGGGTCCTGCGCCGCCTGGCCTGCGGCGAGCGCGTTGTCCGTGATGATGCCGTCCACCTCGCCGAGCTGGAGGCGCACCAGGCAGTCCAGTTGGTTGGAAACGGACACGGGCCGCGAACCGTACGACTGGGACTTGAGCGCGCTCTCGGCGGTGGAACCGGCCGCCGTGCAGATGCGGCGGCCGTTCAGGGAGGTGTCGTACCCGGTGATCGGCGAACCCTTGGGGGCCAGGACCTGCTGGCCCGCCTCGAAGTAGGCCGTCGAGAAGGCGACGTCCTCCAGCCGCTTGCAGTTGATCGTCATGGTCCGCACGACGACGTCGACGCGGTTCTCCCGGAGCGCCGGCACGCGCTGGCTGGTGGGGATGGCCCGGTAGATCACCGCGTTCTCGTCGCCCAGGATGTCCTTGGCGATGGCCTTCACCAGCGCGATGTCGAAGCCGTCGAGGTGGCCGTCGGGATTGCGGTAGCCCCACTTGAAGCTGTTCTGGTCGACGCCCGCGACGAGCTTGCCCGCCTGCCGGATCCGCTCGATGGTCGGGCCGTCGACGCCGGACGGGCGCAGGCTGGCCTCCGGGTCCTGGCAGGTGTCGGCCGGGCCCGCCGGGGCGATCGCCATCGTGGCGGGCGGCCGGACCGGGCCGGAACCGCCGGTGTCCGGCGTGGCGTGGGCCAGCGGCAGCAGCACGGCGACGGCCGTGACCGCGCAGGCGGCGGCCATCGCGCTCACCCCGCCCCAGCCGCGCAGCCGGCGCGTCACCCGGCGCAGTCCGCTCGCCGCGGGGGCGCCGTCGGCGCCGGTCCGGCCGTCCGTGCCGTGCTCTTGGTCGCGCCCCGCTCGTATCCGCATCGATCTCACCTGTACTCCGAAAGCCTGCGACCGATGCCGAGCAGTGCCGCCGCCGCGCCGACGACCGCCAGGGCCGCCGCTCCCGTCGTCAGCCCGCCCAGCGCCCCGAGTCCACCCCGGGCCGCCTGAGTGAATTCCTTCTGCTCGTGGACCACGGCCTGCTCCAGGGAGGCGTCCACGGTGTCGAAGGAGGCCCCGCTGCTGTCCTTGTGGTCCTTGTCGCCGACCAC of the Streptomyces sp. NBC_01426 genome contains:
- a CDS encoding glutamate ABC transporter substrate-binding protein, with translation MRIRAGRDQEHGTDGRTGADGAPAASGLRRVTRRLRGWGGVSAMAAACAVTAVAVLLPLAHATPDTGGSGPVRPPATMAIAPAGPADTCQDPEASLRPSGVDGPTIERIRQAGKLVAGVDQNSFKWGYRNPDGHLDGFDIALVKAIAKDILGDENAVIYRAIPTSQRVPALRENRVDVVVRTMTINCKRLEDVAFSTAYFEAGQQVLAPKGSPITGYDTSLNGRRICTAAGSTAESALKSQSYGSRPVSVSNQLDCLVRLQLGEVDGIITDNALAAGQAAQDPSVQLVGSPFTREFYGVAMNKDASDLVRRVNKVLEDYRAGGDGSPWMQSYRKHLEAVLPKVTAPPAPKYRDG